A region from the Tsuneonella mangrovi genome encodes:
- a CDS encoding YdcH family protein, with protein sequence MLSSSHADALQTKHAGLEARLRDEMNRPAPNAETIKQIKVQKLRIKEELNEL encoded by the coding sequence ATGCTGTCATCGTCCCACGCCGACGCCCTCCAGACCAAGCATGCAGGCCTCGAAGCCCGATTGCGCGATGAGATGAATCGCCCGGCGCCCAACGCGGAGACGATCAAGCAGATCAAGGTGCAAAAGCTCAGGATCAAGGAAGAGCTCAACGAGCTCTGA
- the glpK gene encoding glycerol kinase GlpK, which yields MADHVLVLDSGTTSTRAIAFDLAGNVAAVAQQALSQHYPKPGWVEHDAGEIRDRMLACMREVAAKVGHGSIAAIGITNQRETVVAWDRQGGEPLARAIVWQDRRTADFCADLKAAGEEPAIQQATGLLLDPYFSASKMRWMLENDGQVRAAAAAGRLAFGTVESWLLYNLTGGEHLSDASNASRTLLLSLEGAQYDPGLCEVFGVPHSALPQVVDTHGALAMTDLLGPTIPIAGIAGDQQAATIGQGCFAFGETKATYGTGAFVLTNKGSEIPQSHNRLLGTVLMQHKGKRTYALEGSVFVAGSLVQWLRDSLGVIASASETEALARSVPDSGGVTIVPALSGLGAPHWLADARGVITGLSFATGKAHVARAALEAMAHQTHDLAEAFAADGAPWTDLRIDGGMSANDWMAQDLADVLGLEVERPDMVETTALGAAILAATGAGLFASLEEAATAMRGKVRTFSPRIDDAARSARLDRWKRALAAV from the coding sequence ATGGCAGACCACGTCCTCGTCCTCGATTCGGGCACGACTTCGACCCGCGCGATCGCGTTCGATCTCGCCGGCAATGTGGCAGCGGTGGCGCAGCAAGCGCTCTCGCAGCATTATCCGAAGCCGGGATGGGTCGAGCACGATGCGGGCGAGATTCGCGACCGGATGCTCGCCTGCATGCGCGAGGTGGCGGCCAAGGTCGGCCACGGGAGCATTGCCGCGATCGGCATCACCAACCAGCGCGAGACGGTTGTCGCGTGGGATCGCCAGGGCGGCGAACCGCTCGCCCGCGCGATCGTGTGGCAGGACCGGCGTACCGCCGATTTCTGCGCTGACCTGAAAGCAGCCGGCGAAGAGCCCGCGATCCAGCAGGCGACCGGCCTGCTGCTCGACCCGTATTTCTCGGCCTCCAAGATGCGCTGGATGCTCGAAAACGACGGGCAGGTGCGCGCGGCAGCAGCGGCGGGTCGGCTGGCATTCGGCACGGTCGAATCGTGGTTGCTCTACAATCTCACCGGCGGCGAGCACCTCAGCGATGCCAGCAACGCCAGTCGCACCTTGCTGTTGTCGCTGGAAGGCGCGCAGTACGACCCGGGATTGTGCGAGGTGTTCGGGGTGCCGCACTCGGCTTTGCCGCAAGTGGTTGATACGCATGGCGCGCTGGCGATGACCGACCTGCTCGGACCGACGATCCCGATCGCCGGGATCGCCGGTGACCAGCAGGCGGCGACGATCGGGCAGGGCTGCTTCGCGTTCGGCGAGACCAAGGCGACCTACGGCACCGGGGCGTTCGTGCTGACCAACAAGGGCAGCGAAATCCCGCAGTCGCACAACCGCCTGCTCGGCACGGTACTGATGCAGCACAAGGGCAAGCGGACTTATGCGCTCGAAGGCTCGGTGTTCGTTGCCGGAAGCCTTGTCCAGTGGCTGCGCGATTCGCTCGGCGTGATCGCCAGCGCGAGCGAAACCGAAGCGCTCGCCCGCTCGGTTCCCGACAGCGGTGGGGTGACAATCGTGCCGGCGCTCTCAGGCCTCGGCGCGCCGCACTGGCTGGCGGATGCACGCGGCGTGATCACGGGCCTCAGTTTCGCGACCGGCAAGGCGCATGTGGCGCGGGCCGCGCTGGAGGCGATGGCGCACCAGACGCACGACTTGGCCGAAGCCTTTGCCGCCGACGGTGCGCCGTGGACCGACCTGCGGATCGACGGCGGGATGAGCGCCAATGACTGGATGGCGCAAGACCTGGCAGACGTTCTCGGGCTCGAAGTCGAGCGGCCCGACATGGTCGAGACGACCGCGCTCGGGGCTGCGATCCTGGCCGCGACCGGGGCCGGGCTGTTCGCGTCGCTCGAAGAGGCTGCGACAGCGATGCGCGGCAAGGTTCGCACCTTCAGCCCACGGATCGACGATGCGGCCCGGTCCGCGCGGCTCGATCGGTGGAAGCGGGCGTTGGCGGCGGTCTAG
- a CDS encoding YdcH family protein — MTDEELRKRLAMLRTEHRDLDAAIEALTAAGSTDQLQIARLKKRKLRLRDQIAIIEDQLIPDIIA, encoded by the coding sequence ATGACCGACGAAGAACTGCGCAAGCGGCTGGCGATGCTCCGCACCGAACATCGCGACCTCGATGCAGCGATCGAAGCGCTGACCGCCGCCGGATCGACCGACCAGTTGCAAATCGCCCGCCTCAAGAAGCGCAAGCTCCGGCTGCGAGACCAGATCGCGATCATCGAAGACCAGCTGATCCCGGACATCATCGCCTGA
- a CDS encoding MBL fold metallo-hydrolase, translating to MAGPPPKPWPTGLVEQPEPLVRRVLAPNPSPYTYTGTQTYLVGADERIAVIDPGPDEPEHVAALLAAIGDAEVAAIMCTHTHRDHSPAARPLADKTGAPIVGCAPLVLDDSGPRADAAFDRHYEPDRVLEDGEAMTGPGWTLTAVATPGHTSNHLCFALEQSGALFTGDHVMAWSTSVVVPPDGDMAAYMASLEKLYARSDTVYYPAHGPAVEKPRQLVRGMIGHRRQRENQIIRLLTEQSRSAADLVKPMYKGLDPRLEGAARMSVTAHLLDLERRGIVARSGDDWRMN from the coding sequence ATGGCCGGACCACCCCCCAAGCCCTGGCCGACCGGATTGGTCGAGCAACCCGAGCCGCTGGTGCGCCGCGTGCTCGCCCCCAATCCGTCGCCCTATACCTACACCGGGACGCAAACCTACCTGGTGGGTGCCGACGAGCGGATCGCGGTAATCGATCCCGGCCCGGACGAACCCGAGCACGTCGCCGCGCTATTGGCCGCCATTGGCGATGCCGAAGTGGCGGCGATCATGTGCACCCACACCCACCGCGATCATTCGCCCGCCGCCCGGCCGCTGGCAGACAAAACCGGCGCGCCGATTGTCGGCTGCGCGCCGCTAGTGCTCGACGACAGCGGACCGCGTGCCGATGCCGCATTCGACCGCCACTACGAGCCCGACCGCGTGCTTGAAGATGGTGAAGCGATGACCGGCCCCGGTTGGACACTGACCGCGGTCGCCACTCCAGGTCACACCTCGAACCACTTGTGCTTCGCGCTCGAACAGTCGGGCGCGCTGTTCACAGGGGACCACGTGATGGCCTGGTCGACGAGTGTAGTGGTGCCGCCCGACGGCGACATGGCCGCCTACATGGCGAGCCTCGAAAAGCTCTACGCGCGCAGCGATACCGTCTATTACCCGGCGCACGGCCCCGCGGTCGAGAAACCACGCCAGCTGGTGCGCGGGATGATCGGCCACCGCCGCCAGCGCGAGAACCAGATAATCCGTTTGCTCACGGAGCAATCCCGTTCGGCTGCGGACCTCGTGAAGCCGATGTACAAGGGGCTCGATCCCCGGCTCGAAGGGGCAGCGCGCATGAGCGTGACTGCCCACCTGCTCGATCTCGAGCGGCGCGGCATCGTTGCGCGATCGGGCGACGACTGGCGAATGAACTGA
- a CDS encoding adenylate cyclase yields MATAPAEQFALENQLYWRIAVSLSVFILIAFGAFNALGVVDITQMPRSTHLHAIVMISWLGFYLFQSRLGAGANVALHRKLGWFGAVFVVLIFATAWNTGFTTHALGRTPPAFSHSYFLALTLIEPAMFVAMVFAAIILRKQTDWHRRLMLGGLVILLEPALGRALLILSVPMMGGPESAIPFFAAHQWVLPMMQLFVQVVIVLVIMLYDQMIRGTTHPALRWVLGAVVLNYALIWTLSIEPTFRSWSLALWKSAA; encoded by the coding sequence ATGGCAACGGCACCCGCAGAGCAATTCGCGCTCGAAAACCAGCTCTACTGGCGCATCGCGGTTTCGCTCTCCGTCTTCATTCTCATTGCGTTCGGTGCATTCAACGCGCTCGGCGTGGTCGATATCACGCAGATGCCCCGTTCGACCCACCTCCACGCGATCGTGATGATCAGCTGGCTAGGGTTCTACCTTTTCCAGAGCCGCCTCGGTGCGGGGGCCAATGTCGCATTGCATAGGAAGCTCGGCTGGTTCGGCGCGGTGTTTGTCGTGCTGATCTTCGCGACTGCGTGGAACACCGGATTCACGACGCACGCACTCGGGCGAACTCCGCCGGCCTTCTCCCATTCCTATTTCCTTGCGCTGACTCTCATCGAGCCGGCGATGTTCGTCGCGATGGTGTTCGCCGCCATCATTTTGCGCAAGCAGACCGACTGGCACCGACGGCTGATGCTGGGCGGGCTCGTCATCCTGCTCGAGCCGGCGCTGGGGCGTGCGCTCCTGATCCTGTCGGTTCCGATGATGGGCGGTCCGGAGAGCGCGATTCCGTTCTTCGCCGCACACCAATGGGTGCTGCCCATGATGCAATTGTTCGTGCAGGTCGTCATCGTGCTGGTGATCATGCTCTACGACCAGATGATCCGCGGCACGACCCATCCGGCGTTGCGCTGGGTGCTGGGGGCCGTAGTGCTCAACTACGCATTGATCTGGACGCTATCGATCGAACCGACGTTCAGGAGCTGGTCGCTCGCCCTATGGAAGAGCGCGGCCTGA
- a CDS encoding DUF1465 family protein, with protein sequence MGRPHNISQPIVESLYCEALVLADDVRAAFDLSPHRSESDDLTRIAMSAEGLRTTTRMMHLLAWLLNQRAHFAGELSEFQLRRHGALPADRPADPDNLALFEPETRALIRETEALHRRVSRLDAAWRERFAASPSSAARNLHERLDRALGE encoded by the coding sequence ATGGGGAGACCACACAACATCAGCCAGCCGATCGTCGAGTCGCTGTATTGCGAAGCGCTGGTGCTTGCCGACGATGTGCGGGCGGCATTCGACCTCTCGCCGCATCGGAGCGAAAGCGACGACCTGACACGGATCGCAATGTCCGCCGAAGGACTGCGAACGACGACCCGGATGATGCACCTGCTCGCCTGGTTGCTCAACCAGCGAGCCCATTTCGCGGGTGAGCTGAGCGAGTTCCAACTCCGCCGACACGGTGCACTGCCGGCCGATCGCCCGGCCGATCCGGATAACCTCGCGCTGTTCGAACCCGAAACGCGCGCGCTGATCCGCGAAACCGAAGCGCTCCACCGGCGAGTGTCCCGGCTCGACGCGGCATGGCGCGAAAGGTTCGCGGCAAGCCCTTCGTCTGCGGCGCGCAACCTGCACGAGAGACTCGACCGCGCGCTCGGGGAATGA